One stretch of Saccharopolyspora erythraea DNA includes these proteins:
- the bla gene encoding class A beta-lactamase: MHQNEKRVGRRAVLAGLLALPVAGACAAPAAPRTPAPAPQAPDLAARFGPALAELERRYDARLGLAAVNVRTGRELRHRADERFAMCSTFKTYAAGALLAAHPLASGYFEKLIRYTRADLRRNSPVTEARVDTGMTVAELCEAAITRSDNAAGNLLLAELGGPAAIAPFARSIGDPTTRLDRWEVELNTAIPGDERDTTTPAGIAAGYRAMVVGDALGAAEREQLKKWLIANTTGGERIRAGLPPNWVTGDKTGSGDYGTANDIAVTWTESGDAIVIAILTTKSAPERDYDNRLHADTARIVVEALR, translated from the coding sequence TTGCACCAGAACGAGAAACGCGTCGGTCGCCGTGCCGTCCTGGCGGGCCTGCTCGCCCTGCCGGTCGCGGGCGCGTGCGCCGCGCCGGCCGCGCCGCGCACCCCCGCCCCGGCTCCGCAGGCGCCCGACCTCGCCGCCCGGTTCGGTCCGGCGCTGGCCGAGCTGGAACGGCGATACGACGCGCGGCTGGGCCTGGCGGCGGTCAACGTCCGGACCGGGCGCGAGCTGAGGCACCGCGCCGACGAGCGGTTCGCGATGTGCTCGACGTTCAAGACCTACGCGGCGGGCGCGCTGCTGGCCGCGCACCCGCTGGCCAGCGGCTATTTCGAAAAGCTGATCCGCTACACGCGGGCCGACCTGCGGCGGAACTCGCCGGTGACCGAGGCCCGCGTGGACACCGGCATGACCGTCGCCGAGCTGTGCGAGGCGGCCATCACCCGCAGCGACAACGCGGCGGGCAATCTGCTGCTGGCCGAGCTCGGCGGTCCGGCGGCGATCGCGCCCTTCGCGCGTTCGATCGGCGACCCCACCACCCGGCTGGACCGCTGGGAGGTCGAGCTGAACACGGCGATCCCGGGGGACGAGCGGGACACCACCACCCCGGCGGGCATCGCGGCCGGCTACCGCGCGATGGTCGTCGGCGACGCGCTGGGCGCTGCGGAGCGCGAGCAGCTCAAGAAGTGGCTGATCGCCAACACCACCGGCGGGGAGCGCATCCGTGCCGGTCTCCCGCCGAACTGGGTCACGGGCGACAAGACCGGTTCCGGTGACTACGGCACCGCCAACGACATCGCCGTCACGTGGACCGAGTCCGGCGATGCCATCGTGATCGCGATCCTGACCACCAAGAGCGCGCCGGAACGCGACTACGACAACAGGCTGCACGCCGACACCGCGCGGATCGTCGTCGAAGCCCTGCGCTGA
- a CDS encoding VOC family protein has protein sequence MASNADEWPEGLKVAQVRMARPTDKLAEVVEFYSGCLGLPELYGFSGHAGYDGVMLGLPGTDYHLEFTSRVDGSPCPAPTAENLLVLYFDGDARMHEAVRRLGEAGHEPVPMENPYWAEHGALAFADPDGWRVVLVPKPVF, from the coding sequence GTGGCGAGCAACGCTGACGAGTGGCCCGAGGGGCTGAAGGTGGCGCAGGTGCGGATGGCCCGGCCGACCGACAAGCTGGCGGAGGTGGTCGAGTTCTACTCCGGCTGCCTCGGCCTGCCGGAGCTGTACGGCTTCAGCGGCCACGCCGGCTACGACGGCGTGATGCTCGGTCTTCCCGGCACGGACTACCACCTGGAGTTCACCTCGCGGGTGGACGGCAGTCCGTGTCCGGCACCGACCGCGGAAAACCTGCTGGTGCTGTACTTCGACGGGGACGCGCGGATGCACGAGGCGGTGCGACGCCTCGGGGAGGCCGGGCACGAGCCCGTGCCGATGGAGAACCCGTACTGGGCCGAGCACGGGGCGCTGGCCTTCGCCGACCCCGACGGGTGGCGCGTCGTGCTGGTACCCAAGCCGGTGTTCTAG
- a CDS encoding cytochrome P450, translating into MLMSADNPAVPFVDVFDRNFGYDSDTLAAARERHWYARIPNGLMLLGHEEVNDLLRDPRLVSDGKRYLEMHGVTSGPLYDWFVPMILHREGQDHARLRSVVRRTFTPRVIEGLRPYMRETVGRIADGIAETGECEFVETLANPFPVMVMGRLLGVPPQDHELFHGWSTDVGLVFSLAYGGDVRERVERAVSELGDYFDGLIERRRAEPADDLISSMIAAQTEEEVISGEELRNLLVALVSAGHDTTRHQFGSAMLTLCRNPEQWTAFRDDPGRAVEEILRWCPAAPVLFRFAQEDITYRDTTIPAGTFVMLCVHTANRDPKRFDRAEFFDTTASRQTPHLTLSAGPHFCLGAAAARAELAEAFTVLSTRFGPPRIAGEVTWRNPIGIFGPETLPVRFA; encoded by the coding sequence ATGCTGATGTCCGCAGACAATCCCGCCGTCCCCTTCGTGGACGTGTTCGACCGGAATTTCGGCTACGACTCCGACACCCTCGCCGCGGCGCGTGAGCGGCACTGGTACGCACGAATCCCCAACGGACTGATGCTCCTCGGCCACGAGGAGGTGAACGACCTCCTGCGCGATCCCCGTCTGGTGTCCGACGGCAAGCGGTACCTGGAGATGCACGGCGTCACCTCCGGTCCGCTCTACGACTGGTTCGTGCCGATGATCCTGCACCGGGAAGGGCAGGACCACGCCCGCCTGCGCAGCGTCGTGCGCAGGACCTTCACCCCTCGCGTAATCGAGGGCCTGCGGCCCTACATGCGCGAGACCGTCGGCCGGATCGCCGACGGGATCGCCGAGACCGGGGAATGCGAGTTCGTCGAGACGCTCGCCAACCCATTCCCGGTCATGGTCATGGGCCGGTTGCTCGGCGTGCCACCGCAGGACCACGAGCTGTTCCACGGCTGGAGCACCGACGTCGGCCTGGTGTTCTCGCTCGCCTACGGCGGAGACGTCCGGGAGCGAGTGGAGCGCGCGGTCAGCGAGCTGGGCGACTACTTCGACGGGCTGATCGAGCGTCGGCGGGCCGAACCCGCCGACGACCTGATCTCCAGCATGATCGCCGCGCAGACCGAGGAAGAGGTGATCAGCGGCGAGGAGCTCCGCAACCTGCTGGTCGCCCTGGTCTCCGCCGGGCACGACACGACGCGCCACCAGTTCGGCTCGGCGATGCTGACCCTCTGCCGGAACCCGGAGCAGTGGACGGCGTTCCGCGACGATCCCGGTCGGGCGGTCGAGGAGATCCTTCGCTGGTGCCCGGCCGCGCCGGTCCTCTTCCGGTTCGCGCAGGAGGACATCACCTACCGGGACACCACGATCCCCGCGGGCACCTTCGTGATGCTGTGCGTGCACACCGCCAACCGGGACCCGAAGCGCTTCGACCGCGCCGAGTTCTTCGACACCACGGCGAGCAGGCAGACGCCCCACCTCACCCTCAGCGCGGGACCGCACTTCTGCCTTGGCGCCGCAGCCGCACGTGCCGAGCTGGCCGAAGCCTTCACCGTGCTCAGCACCCGCTTCGGCCCACCGCGGATCGCGGGGGAGGTCACCTGGCGCAATCCCATCGGCATCTTCGGCCCGGAGACGCTGCCGGTGAGATTCGCCTGA
- a CDS encoding DUF6777 domain-containing protein: MNGRGQNPHPEETHVSVSTVYRSGRSRLRLAVAAAVALGLAGTTAWALLPGGTATKEVRLEPTSAQDRGTATGEPDCDANRLLADLQADPGRSTAWAGVFGMAPEEIPAFVGGLTPALLPSDTAVTSHDYESGTYVAHPAVLQAGTSVFVGGTGEPAVKCVTGDPLTSGEIDAGANFTGQGWYSFQPGSVTGGTGGTGSTGGSGGTGGGSGPVDPGPSKEEIEKFRKKAQDAHDKAVEARKIAEDARFKANDKRAEANIFAARVNELIARGAPQAEIDAAREEAASKDRQAKQAEQAAKDAEAVQKVAEGVADKAAKEFQKTTGKPFQPRKTTEKGTPEKKAPQLAEQHDDEDVVKQEPAEDEPQAEEQAEENEKVEPKPKSGNGTGGEQKGNTSQSRGTGSAQTENGS; encoded by the coding sequence ATGAACGGTCGCGGGCAGAACCCCCACCCCGAAGAGACGCACGTGAGCGTGTCGACCGTGTACCGGTCCGGACGTTCCAGGCTGCGCCTCGCAGTGGCCGCGGCGGTCGCACTCGGCCTCGCGGGCACCACCGCGTGGGCGCTGCTGCCGGGCGGGACCGCCACCAAGGAGGTACGCCTGGAGCCCACGTCCGCCCAGGACCGGGGCACCGCGACCGGTGAGCCGGACTGCGACGCGAACCGGCTGCTGGCCGACCTCCAGGCGGACCCGGGCAGGTCCACCGCGTGGGCCGGGGTGTTCGGCATGGCTCCCGAGGAGATCCCGGCTTTCGTCGGCGGCCTGACCCCGGCGCTGCTGCCGTCGGACACCGCGGTGACCAGCCACGACTACGAGTCCGGCACCTACGTGGCGCATCCGGCGGTGTTGCAGGCGGGCACGTCGGTGTTCGTCGGCGGCACGGGAGAGCCCGCGGTCAAGTGCGTCACCGGCGACCCGCTGACCAGCGGCGAGATCGACGCGGGCGCGAACTTCACCGGACAGGGCTGGTACTCCTTCCAGCCCGGATCGGTCACCGGCGGCACCGGCGGCACCGGTAGCACCGGTGGCAGCGGTGGTACCGGGGGCGGCAGCGGTCCGGTGGACCCGGGGCCGTCGAAGGAGGAGATCGAGAAGTTCCGCAAGAAGGCCCAGGACGCCCACGACAAGGCCGTGGAGGCGCGCAAGATCGCCGAGGACGCCCGGTTCAAGGCCAACGACAAGCGGGCCGAGGCCAACATCTTCGCCGCGCGCGTCAACGAGCTCATCGCGAGGGGCGCACCGCAGGCCGAGATCGACGCCGCCCGCGAGGAGGCCGCGAGCAAGGACCGGCAGGCCAAGCAGGCCGAGCAGGCGGCCAAGGACGCCGAAGCCGTGCAGAAGGTCGCCGAGGGCGTGGCGGACAAGGCGGCGAAGGAGTTCCAGAAGACCACCGGCAAGCCCTTCCAGCCGCGCAAGACCACCGAGAAGGGCACGCCGGAGAAGAAGGCTCCCCAACTCGCCGAGCAGCACGACGACGAGGACGTCGTCAAGCAGGAGCCCGCCGAGGACGAGCCCCAGGCCGAGGAGCAGGCCGAGGAGAACGAGAAGGTCGAGCCGAAGCCGAAGTCCGGGAACGGCACCGGTGGCGAGCAGAAGGGCAACACCTCGCAGAGCCGCGGCACCGGCTCCGCGCAGACCGAGAACGGCTCGTAA
- a CDS encoding helix-turn-helix domain-containing protein: MAATAGTPRARALSAALREARISSGIGVRALARRLELSHVQISNWETGSRVPNIETVAMILAAIRVSPAERERILDLARNVREPNWLTVGMNGIPQQLAGVVECERAAKSIVEWAPMLVPGLLQTLEYTREIKRASGLSQADTELRVMLSASRSEVITRRDPIGFHALIGEAALHDEIGSCAVMREQLERLVERAARPNITIQIVPQRLGWHPGLAGPFVLYEFPDTSPVVHFEHHSSGAFIPSEHDVLEYQKAVDWLGGIALTPAESVSLVAALADGRKV; the protein is encoded by the coding sequence ATGGCCGCTACCGCGGGTACGCCACGCGCCAGGGCTCTTTCCGCGGCACTGCGAGAAGCCCGGATCTCGAGCGGTATCGGGGTCCGCGCGCTGGCCCGCCGGCTCGAACTCTCACACGTGCAGATCTCCAACTGGGAAACCGGATCGCGGGTACCCAACATCGAGACGGTGGCGATGATCCTCGCCGCCATCCGGGTCAGCCCGGCGGAGCGGGAGCGGATACTCGACCTCGCCCGCAACGTCCGGGAGCCGAACTGGCTCACGGTCGGCATGAACGGCATCCCGCAACAGCTGGCGGGTGTGGTGGAGTGCGAACGCGCCGCGAAGTCGATCGTGGAGTGGGCTCCCATGCTGGTCCCAGGGCTTCTTCAGACGTTGGAGTACACCCGCGAGATCAAGCGGGCGAGCGGGCTTTCGCAGGCCGACACCGAACTGCGCGTGATGCTGAGCGCGAGTCGTTCGGAAGTCATCACCCGCCGGGATCCGATCGGGTTCCATGCCCTGATCGGAGAGGCCGCACTGCACGACGAGATCGGGTCCTGCGCGGTGATGAGAGAACAACTGGAACGACTGGTGGAGAGGGCGGCCCGCCCCAACATCACGATCCAGATCGTTCCGCAGCGCCTGGGGTGGCATCCCGGCCTTGCCGGGCCGTTCGTGCTGTACGAATTCCCGGATACTTCGCCCGTAGTACATTTCGAGCATCACAGTTCCGGTGCTTTCATTCCTTCTGAGCACGATGTCCTCGAGTATCAGAAGGCAGTGGACTGGCTCGGTGGAATCGCGTTGACTCCTGCCGAGTCGGTGTCCCTCGTCGCCGCGCTCGCCGATGGAAGGAAGGTGTGA
- a CDS encoding DUF397 domain-containing protein: MVVHRWQKSSYTSANGNCVELSVPRGLIRDSKDPDGPRLSADIAALIRAVKKGRFER, encoded by the coding sequence ATGGTGGTGCACCGCTGGCAGAAGTCCAGCTACACGAGTGCCAACGGCAACTGCGTCGAGCTGTCGGTGCCACGGGGGCTCATCCGTGATTCGAAGGATCCGGATGGCCCGAGGCTGTCGGCCGACATCGCTGCACTCATCCGAGCCGTCAAGAAAGGCCGGTTCGAGAGGTAG
- a CDS encoding ATP-binding protein, translating to MRHFINRTVEQDALTTLLKGAGSDQTVLVSTIDGLAGVGKSTLVVQWAHQVRERFADGELYVNLRGFDPAAEPMTSTEALGGFLTALGAAPEALPAAEEARAAHFRTLLHGRRVLLVLDNARDTEQVLPLLPGSPGCLVVVTSRQRLDGLVAHHGAQRLALATLTRDEGRQLLVRYVGAERMADEPEAVAALLDHCAGLPLALTLVAVQAAAEPDLALADLAADLRDERDRLDALDVGGRTGIRGVFSWSYRTLTPEAARLFRLLGMPNSPDISVGAAAALAGTDPRRVRRTLGELCRAHVLTRRTGDRYAFHDLLRAYARERAYADDAEQERTAALQRLLDHYLYTTYAASQRLAPDRTLFQLDHTDKRLSRNFDTYEEALTWWDAEHASVLACIPQAVALGMPRAPWLAHVATYPLKLRGLIDELKASSTAGLKGAQDTGDRAAQARLLTDLSTAHYFHQDLNAAIRYQQSAAELFADTGENQWAASAYTAIGSLFLDLKRYADAAASARRALYIQGNTRDSAVDEGVADGVLGLALVHIGDLPEAFAHLRHAVDVTDRFARGYALSNLGAAYLCVEDIDSAVRTYRQAVEHRRAIGHQLGEATSLNKLGEVLHASGDAEGAREAWQAALSILDSFGHPDAETTRTHLNTLDAATSGPGSTG from the coding sequence GTGCGGCACTTCATCAACCGCACCGTCGAACAGGACGCGTTGACCACACTGCTCAAAGGCGCCGGCAGTGACCAAACGGTCCTGGTGTCGACCATCGACGGGCTCGCCGGGGTGGGCAAGTCGACGCTGGTCGTCCAGTGGGCCCACCAGGTCCGCGAGCGGTTCGCCGACGGCGAGCTCTACGTCAATCTACGGGGTTTCGACCCAGCCGCCGAACCGATGACCTCGACCGAGGCCCTGGGTGGCTTCCTCACCGCGCTGGGAGCGGCGCCGGAGGCGCTACCGGCTGCGGAAGAAGCCAGGGCCGCGCACTTCCGCACACTGCTGCACGGGCGCCGGGTCCTGCTCGTGCTGGACAATGCCCGCGACACCGAGCAAGTGCTGCCGCTACTGCCAGGATCGCCGGGATGCCTGGTCGTCGTCACCAGCCGCCAGCGACTGGACGGGCTCGTTGCCCACCACGGCGCGCAGCGACTTGCGCTGGCAACGCTCACGCGCGACGAAGGTCGTCAGCTGCTGGTGCGGTACGTCGGCGCGGAGCGCATGGCCGACGAGCCGGAGGCGGTCGCGGCACTGCTCGACCACTGCGCCGGACTGCCGCTGGCGCTGACTCTGGTCGCCGTCCAGGCCGCCGCCGAACCGGACCTCGCGCTGGCAGACCTCGCGGCCGACCTCCGCGACGAACGCGATCGACTCGATGCCCTCGATGTGGGCGGACGGACCGGCATACGCGGGGTGTTCTCCTGGTCGTATCGCACGCTGACCCCGGAAGCAGCTCGGCTGTTCCGCCTGCTCGGTATGCCCAACTCGCCGGATATCAGTGTCGGCGCGGCCGCAGCACTGGCCGGCACCGACCCGCGTCGCGTCCGGCGGACGCTCGGCGAACTCTGCCGGGCCCACGTACTCACCCGCCGAACGGGAGATCGCTACGCCTTCCACGACTTGCTCCGTGCCTATGCCCGCGAGCGCGCGTACGCCGACGACGCAGAACAGGAACGCACCGCAGCACTACAACGCCTGCTGGACCACTACCTCTACACCACCTACGCCGCCAGTCAACGACTGGCACCGGACCGAACGCTGTTCCAGCTGGACCACACCGACAAGCGGTTGTCGCGGAACTTCGACACCTATGAAGAAGCCTTGACGTGGTGGGATGCCGAGCACGCCAGCGTGTTGGCCTGCATTCCGCAGGCAGTAGCGCTCGGCATGCCCCGCGCCCCCTGGTTGGCACACGTGGCCACATATCCGTTGAAGCTGCGCGGTCTGATCGACGAGTTGAAAGCCAGTAGTACCGCTGGACTCAAAGGTGCACAAGACACCGGAGACCGCGCCGCCCAGGCTCGCCTTCTTACCGACCTCTCGACGGCACACTACTTTCACCAAGACCTCAACGCAGCTATCCGCTATCAGCAATCTGCCGCCGAACTGTTCGCCGATACAGGCGAAAACCAGTGGGCAGCCAGTGCCTACACCGCGATTGGTTCGCTCTTCCTCGATCTGAAGCGCTACGCGGACGCAGCGGCCTCAGCGCGACGCGCCCTGTACATACAGGGCAATACCAGGGACTCAGCGGTAGACGAGGGAGTAGCCGACGGAGTTCTAGGGCTCGCATTGGTCCACATTGGCGACTTGCCCGAGGCATTCGCCCACCTCCGTCACGCCGTCGACGTAACTGATCGATTCGCACGAGGCTACGCATTGAGCAACCTCGGAGCTGCTTACCTCTGTGTGGAAGACATCGACAGCGCGGTGCGCACCTATCGCCAAGCCGTGGAGCATCGCCGGGCCATCGGCCACCAGCTGGGCGAGGCGACCAGCCTCAACAAGCTCGGCGAAGTACTGCACGCAAGCGGTGATGCCGAAGGTGCTCGGGAAGCCTGGCAGGCCGCCCTCTCAATTCTCGACAGCTTCGGGCATCCCGACGCCGAAACCACCCGAACCCATCTCAACACGCTGGATGCCGCCACATCGGGACCAGGCTCGACCGGCTAG